In one window of Posidoniimonas corsicana DNA:
- a CDS encoding putative ABC transporter permease subunit translates to MPESNADKRPSPSGKSLPSEDREAMLFWGVRAATIRATLRQLYAQNRLRTALVIGLSLFFWGGLFLLFYEGFRFLVQYVGGPGDTYHARTVQFIFHMFFASLNVMLVFSSAIITFGGLFASHETRFLLTQPVRAERIVLHKFQEAVLFSSWGFFLLASPLAIAYGIVTNAMWYYYALSLPLILAFVYIPCGLGCFFCLLLLRFLPSLWKTVIASTAVVIIALTSVSIWQSVRSPRDPLFGAAWFEATISRFRIAQSDWLPSSWLSSGLLEAAQPLDGLVDQPFDLPYVQSCLYLVLLISNALMCHVLVLWSGRRWYRQAYGILECRTRRARKAETAWLDRVAQTLVSPLPREVGLLLIKDWRLLRRDPVQWSQFLIFFGLLGLYFLNIDRFNAKSSDVSYVTWVNMVSFLNLAVVGLILSTFTTRFIFPMLSLEGRRFWVLGLMPVSRRTLVISKFVFAAVGSWGPCALLVLLSDLMLRLPLLVIAVHQLTTVMLCFGLAAMAVGLGAMMPDFREPSPSKIAAGFGGTLNLVLSALYIILMVVLTALPCHFYHIATQSPLNTRLFDPESLRWWLLSGVLTAAVGAVVSVSVALGKGIRAFESLEFH, encoded by the coding sequence ATGCCCGAATCGAACGCCGACAAGCGGCCCTCGCCGTCCGGCAAGTCGCTGCCGTCGGAGGACCGCGAGGCGATGCTCTTCTGGGGCGTCCGGGCCGCGACCATCCGCGCCACGCTGCGCCAGCTCTACGCGCAGAACCGGCTGCGGACCGCCCTGGTTATCGGGCTGAGCCTGTTCTTCTGGGGCGGCCTGTTCCTGCTGTTCTACGAGGGGTTCCGGTTCCTGGTGCAGTACGTGGGCGGCCCCGGCGACACCTACCACGCGCGGACCGTGCAGTTCATCTTCCACATGTTCTTCGCCTCGTTGAACGTGATGCTGGTGTTCTCGTCGGCGATCATCACCTTCGGCGGCTTGTTCGCTTCGCACGAAACGCGGTTCCTGCTCACGCAGCCCGTGCGAGCGGAGCGGATCGTGCTGCACAAGTTCCAGGAGGCGGTCTTGTTCAGCAGCTGGGGCTTCTTCCTGCTGGCCAGCCCGCTGGCGATCGCGTACGGCATCGTCACCAACGCCATGTGGTACTACTACGCGTTGTCCCTGCCGCTGATCCTGGCGTTCGTCTACATCCCGTGCGGCCTGGGCTGCTTCTTCTGCCTGCTGCTGCTGCGGTTCCTGCCGAGCCTGTGGAAGACAGTCATCGCCAGCACGGCGGTGGTGATCATCGCGCTGACCTCGGTCAGCATCTGGCAGAGCGTCCGCAGCCCGCGCGACCCGCTGTTCGGCGCCGCGTGGTTCGAGGCGACTATTTCCCGCTTCCGCATTGCGCAGTCGGACTGGCTCCCCAGCAGCTGGCTGTCGAGCGGCCTGCTCGAGGCCGCCCAGCCGCTGGACGGGCTGGTCGATCAGCCGTTCGACCTGCCGTACGTGCAGAGCTGCCTGTACCTGGTGCTGCTGATCTCCAACGCGCTGATGTGCCACGTGCTGGTGCTGTGGTCCGGCCGGAGGTGGTACCGCCAGGCGTACGGCATCCTGGAGTGCCGCACCCGCCGCGCCCGCAAGGCGGAAACCGCCTGGCTGGACCGGGTCGCCCAGACACTGGTCAGCCCGCTGCCGCGTGAGGTGGGGCTGCTGCTGATCAAGGACTGGCGGCTGCTGCGGCGGGACCCGGTGCAGTGGTCTCAGTTCCTGATCTTCTTCGGGCTGCTGGGCTTGTACTTCCTCAACATCGACCGCTTCAACGCCAAGAGCTCCGACGTTAGCTACGTGACGTGGGTCAACATGGTCAGCTTCCTGAACCTGGCGGTTGTCGGGCTGATCCTCTCGACGTTCACCACCCGGTTCATTTTCCCGATGCTAAGCCTCGAGGGGCGGCGATTCTGGGTGCTAGGGTTGATGCCGGTCTCCCGGCGCACGCTGGTGATCAGCAAGTTCGTGTTCGCCGCCGTCGGGTCGTGGGGACCGTGCGCGCTGCTGGTGCTGCTGAGCGACCTCATGCTGCGCTTGCCGCTGCTGGTGATCGCGGTGCACCAGCTCACCACCGTGATGCTCTGTTTCGGACTAGCGGCGATGGCGGTCGGACTGGGCGCCATGATGCCGGACTTCCGGGAGCCGTCGCCGTCGAAGATCGCGGCCGGATTCGGCGGGACGCTGAACCTGGTGCTCAGCGCCCTTTACATCATCCTGATGGTGGTGCTGACCGCACTCCCCTGCCACTTCTACCACATCGCCACCCAGAGCCCGCTCAACACGCGGCTGTTCGACCCCGAATCGCTGCGGTGGTGGCTGCTCAGCGGGGTCCTGACGGCCGCGGTCGGGGCGGTGGTGTCGGTCAGCGTCGCGTTGGGCAAAGGGATCCGGGCGTTCGAGTCGCTCGAGTTCCACTAG
- the aroA gene encoding 3-phosphoshikimate 1-carboxyvinyltransferase: MPDSYAVKPVSGPLDARIRPPGSKSITNRALVCAALAQGRSHLTGVLHSDDTRVMIEGLGKLGIAVEPAGDASLAVEGCGGEIPALEADLFIGNSGTTVRFLTALVTLGHGAFRLDGVPRMRERPIGDLADALNALGAKVQCESPGGCPPVEVHANGLPGGAAAVRGDISSQFLSGLMMAAPCADRPVELSVNGELVSKPYVAMTLEVMRAFGADGAAADDLSSFSIPCSGYRACDYAIEPDASAASYFWAAAAIAGGTVTVEGLSMDALQGDVHVVDCLEKMGCRVERQADAISVTGGSLHGAELDMNAISDTAQTIAAVALFAEGPTTITGIGHNRHKETDRIGDLAVELRKLGATVDEHDDGMTITPGSLRPAEVATYDDHRMAMSLALVGLRQPGVVILDPGCTSKTYPEFFRDLESITA, from the coding sequence ATGCCCGACTCGTACGCTGTTAAGCCGGTCTCCGGTCCCCTCGACGCCCGCATCCGCCCGCCCGGCTCCAAGAGCATCACCAACCGCGCGCTGGTCTGCGCGGCCCTGGCCCAGGGGCGGTCGCACCTCACCGGCGTGCTGCACAGCGACGACACGCGGGTCATGATCGAGGGCCTCGGGAAGCTGGGGATCGCCGTCGAACCCGCGGGCGACGCGTCGTTGGCAGTCGAGGGCTGCGGCGGGGAGATCCCGGCGCTGGAGGCCGACCTGTTTATTGGCAACAGCGGCACCACGGTCCGGTTCCTCACCGCGCTGGTGACCCTGGGTCACGGGGCGTTCCGTTTGGACGGCGTGCCGCGGATGCGCGAACGGCCGATCGGCGATCTAGCCGACGCGCTCAACGCGCTGGGGGCGAAGGTCCAGTGCGAGTCGCCCGGTGGGTGCCCGCCGGTCGAGGTCCACGCCAACGGACTGCCCGGCGGCGCCGCTGCGGTGCGCGGCGATATCTCGAGCCAGTTCCTCAGCGGACTGATGATGGCGGCGCCCTGCGCCGACAGGCCCGTCGAATTGAGCGTCAACGGCGAGCTGGTATCTAAGCCGTACGTCGCAATGACGCTGGAGGTGATGCGCGCGTTCGGCGCCGATGGCGCCGCCGCGGACGACCTCAGCAGCTTCAGCATCCCCTGCAGCGGTTACCGCGCGTGCGACTACGCGATCGAGCCCGACGCGTCAGCCGCCAGTTACTTCTGGGCCGCCGCGGCCATCGCAGGCGGAACGGTCACCGTCGAGGGACTGAGCATGGACGCCCTGCAGGGCGACGTCCACGTGGTCGACTGCCTAGAGAAAATGGGCTGCCGGGTGGAGCGTCAAGCGGACGCGATTTCGGTGACCGGTGGTTCTCTTCACGGCGCCGAACTCGACATGAACGCCATCAGCGACACCGCCCAGACCATCGCCGCCGTGGCGTTGTTTGCAGAGGGCCCGACAACGATTACGGGCATTGGCCACAACCGCCACAAGGAAACCGACCGCATCGGCGACTTGGCCGTCGAACTGCGGAAGCTGGGCGCCACGGTCGACGAGCACGACGACGGCATGACCATCACCCCTGGTTCGCTTAGGCCTGCCGAGGTGGCCACCTACGACGACCACCGCATGGCGATGAGCCTCGCCCTGGTTGGCCTCCGACAGCCGGGCGTGGTGATCCTCGACCCGGGATGCACATCCAAGACCTACCCGGAGTTCTTCCGCGACCTCGAGTCGATCACGGCGTGA
- the mqnC gene encoding cyclic dehypoxanthinyl futalosine synthase — MNPIENLLSKAVEGERLTPSEGLQLLQSADLAALGRAADEVTRRKHPEQYRTYNIDRNINYTNICTAVCDFCAFYRSPKSNEGYVLPRAELLEKIRETVELGGEQILLQGGLHHEFKLDWYEEMLRDIKSAFPQVNVHGFSPPEIHHFTKMNNLSVEEVLTRLRDAGLGSLPGGGAEILVDRVRQEITRGKVLSDDWLNVNRVWHQLGGRSTATMMLGHVETLEERIEHLERLRELQDETGGFTAFICWTFQPDNTELSHLPPAGSFEYLKTNAVARLYLDNFDNLQSSWVTQGLKVGQLALLYGANDMGSLMIEENVVSEAGTVHHLTLQQIRDAIAELGYEPRQRDVFYNPIDREYRPAENADGRLPKLPVVR, encoded by the coding sequence ATGAACCCGATTGAGAACCTGCTCTCGAAAGCCGTCGAAGGGGAGCGTCTGACGCCGTCCGAAGGGCTGCAGCTGCTCCAGTCGGCGGACCTCGCCGCGCTGGGGCGTGCGGCCGACGAGGTGACCCGCCGCAAGCACCCCGAGCAGTACCGCACGTACAACATCGACCGCAATATCAACTACACCAACATCTGCACCGCGGTCTGCGATTTCTGCGCGTTCTACCGTTCGCCGAAGTCAAACGAGGGCTACGTGCTGCCGCGTGCGGAGCTGCTGGAGAAGATCCGCGAGACCGTCGAGCTGGGGGGCGAGCAGATTCTTCTGCAGGGCGGCCTGCACCACGAGTTCAAGCTCGACTGGTACGAGGAAATGCTCCGCGACATCAAGTCGGCGTTCCCGCAGGTCAATGTGCACGGCTTCAGCCCGCCGGAGATCCACCACTTCACCAAGATGAACAACCTGTCGGTGGAGGAGGTGCTCACCCGGCTGAGGGACGCGGGCCTGGGCAGCCTGCCGGGCGGCGGGGCCGAGATCCTGGTCGACCGGGTCCGCCAGGAGATCACCCGCGGCAAGGTCCTGTCCGACGACTGGCTGAACGTCAACCGCGTGTGGCACCAGCTCGGCGGGCGGAGCACCGCCACCATGATGCTGGGCCACGTCGAGACCCTTGAAGAGCGCATCGAGCACCTCGAGCGCCTGCGCGAACTTCAAGACGAGACCGGCGGCTTCACCGCGTTCATCTGCTGGACATTCCAACCGGACAACACGGAGTTGTCACACCTGCCGCCGGCTGGGTCGTTCGAGTACCTCAAGACCAACGCAGTGGCGCGTCTGTACCTGGACAACTTCGACAACCTGCAGTCTAGCTGGGTCACGCAGGGGCTGAAGGTCGGCCAGCTGGCGCTCCTGTACGGCGCGAACGACATGGGCAGCCTGATGATCGAGGAGAACGTCGTCTCCGAGGCGGGCACCGTGCACCACCTGACGCTGCAGCAGATCCGTGACGCCATCGCCGAGCTGGGCTACGAGCCGCGCCAACGGGATGTCTTCTACAATCCAATCGACCGTGAGTACCGGCCCGCCGAGAACGCGGACGGCCGGCTGCCCAAGCTGCCGGTCGTGAGATAG
- a CDS encoding menaquinone biosynthetic enzyme MqnA/MqnD family protein produces the protein MTPAPLTDARLRIGAVNYLNSKPLVCGLTAYAPNCQLLFDLPSRLADSLSAGRLDVALIPTVEYLRAADYQIVSDACVASSDLVRSVKVYFRTTPERVTSLALDEGSRTSAALAQVLLAMRHNRRPRLSPLPIGDCAEAAEADAVLIIGDRAMSPPPTGFKSEWDLGAEWRRETGLPFVFACWAAPRTGEAAALAPALAAARDQGVGELPQIAAREAPKLGLTVDSAHEYLCQHLHYRLGGEERRAIELFESHCRELGLVTPVEC, from the coding sequence ATGACCCCCGCCCCGCTGACCGACGCCCGACTCCGAATCGGCGCGGTCAATTACCTCAACTCGAAGCCGCTCGTGTGCGGGCTGACCGCCTACGCACCGAACTGCCAGCTGCTGTTCGACCTTCCCAGCCGCCTGGCGGACTCGCTGTCGGCGGGCAGGCTCGACGTGGCGCTGATCCCGACCGTCGAGTACCTCCGCGCGGCCGACTACCAGATTGTGTCCGACGCGTGCGTCGCTAGCAGCGACCTCGTGCGGAGCGTGAAGGTGTACTTCCGGACCACCCCGGAGCGGGTCACCAGCCTGGCGCTGGACGAGGGCTCCCGCACCAGCGCGGCGCTAGCCCAGGTGCTGCTGGCGATGCGTCACAACCGGCGCCCCCGCCTGAGCCCGCTGCCCATCGGCGACTGCGCCGAGGCGGCCGAGGCCGACGCGGTGCTGATTATTGGTGATCGCGCGATGTCGCCGCCGCCGACAGGATTCAAGTCGGAGTGGGACCTGGGCGCCGAGTGGCGGCGGGAAACCGGCCTGCCGTTCGTATTCGCTTGCTGGGCGGCGCCGCGCACCGGCGAGGCCGCCGCATTGGCGCCCGCCCTCGCCGCGGCCCGCGACCAGGGCGTCGGCGAATTGCCACAGATCGCCGCCCGCGAGGCGCCCAAGCTCGGCCTGACGGTTGATTCAGCCCACGAGTACCTCTGCCAGCACCTGCACTACCGCCTCGGCGGCGAGGAGCGTCGTGCGATCGAGTTGTTCGAGAGCCACTGCCGAGAGCTAGGCCTGGTCACCCCTGTAGAGTGTTAA
- a CDS encoding ABC transporter ATP-binding protein, translating to MDDDTPQPATAKVVVRGLVKEYDDFQRGKVRAVDGLSFEAHAGEIMGLLGPNGAGKTTALRILATLLHPTDGVALVNGFDCQQQSELVRRQIGFISANTAVYDRMTAWEFVEYFGKLHGLGGVELSERIDTLFDHLEMQPMRDTLGAKMSTGMKQRASIARALIHDPPVLIFDEATNGLDVLAARAVLDTVSHLREQGKCLIFSTHIMREVERLCDSVAVMHRGRILAQGTIEELSDLHHQNDLEELFFQLIRDADAAAQEALDA from the coding sequence ATGGATGACGACACCCCACAGCCCGCAACCGCCAAGGTGGTCGTGCGGGGCTTGGTGAAGGAGTACGACGACTTCCAACGGGGGAAGGTCCGCGCGGTCGACGGGCTGTCTTTCGAGGCCCACGCCGGCGAGATCATGGGGCTCCTGGGCCCCAACGGCGCCGGCAAGACCACCGCGCTGCGGATCCTCGCGACGCTGCTCCACCCCACCGATGGCGTGGCCCTTGTGAACGGGTTCGACTGTCAGCAGCAGTCCGAGCTGGTGCGGCGGCAGATCGGCTTTATCTCGGCCAACACCGCGGTCTACGACCGCATGACCGCGTGGGAGTTTGTCGAGTACTTCGGCAAGCTCCACGGGCTGGGCGGCGTGGAGCTGTCCGAGCGGATCGACACGCTGTTCGATCACCTCGAGATGCAGCCCATGCGCGACACGCTGGGCGCCAAAATGTCCACCGGCATGAAGCAGCGCGCGTCGATCGCCCGGGCGCTGATCCACGACCCACCGGTCCTGATCTTCGACGAGGCGACCAACGGCCTCGACGTGCTGGCCGCCCGCGCGGTGCTCGACACGGTGTCGCACCTCCGCGAGCAGGGCAAGTGCCTGATCTTCTCGACCCACATCATGCGTGAGGTGGAGCGGCTCTGCGACAGCGTGGCCGTGATGCACCGCGGGCGGATCCTCGCGCAGGGCACGATCGAGGAGCTCAGCGACCTGCACCATCAGAACGACCTGGAAGAACTGTTCTTCCAGCTGATCCGCGACGCCGACGCCGCTGCTCAGGAGGCGCTGGACGCGTGA
- a CDS encoding outer membrane protein assembly factor BamB family protein: MKTLILLGLTLLCGVANADEWTRFRGQGGASAGTASVPSSWSVETGENIAWQVDLPGRGVSCPIVVDGSVVLTASGGLDETRLYVLAYDSRTGRQQWSREFWATGRTNCHDTSAVAANTPCSDGERVFALYSSNDLVCVDLQGNLQWARALIEDHPGVGNDIGMASSPVVAGGVVVVQCECQQNSFAAGFDAATGQELWQLERPSSANWASPVTVTVDSGKPCVLLQSGSDMTLLDIRTGEPVWDEPVKCATIASATLGGELLYVPADGLLAIDPQKAELDVLWQEGSLSPGSPSPVVGDGKLFVINRAGVLTCADATSGDGIWKKRLAGSFWATPVIAGDKLVCVNSKGEAFVVSVADGEIVGKPEFGQDISATPAVADGGMFVRSNTKLWKIATLRQAALPRN; this comes from the coding sequence ATGAAGACACTAATCTTGCTCGGGCTGACGCTGCTGTGCGGCGTCGCGAATGCAGACGAGTGGACGCGGTTCCGCGGCCAGGGCGGCGCGTCCGCCGGCACGGCAAGCGTCCCCTCCAGTTGGTCGGTTGAGACGGGCGAGAACATTGCCTGGCAGGTCGACCTGCCGGGACGCGGCGTGTCGTGCCCGATTGTTGTCGACGGCAGCGTTGTGCTCACCGCCTCCGGAGGCCTCGACGAGACCCGCCTGTACGTGCTCGCGTACGATTCCCGCACCGGTCGGCAGCAGTGGTCGCGGGAGTTCTGGGCGACCGGCCGCACCAACTGCCACGACACCTCCGCCGTGGCGGCCAACACGCCCTGCTCCGACGGCGAGCGGGTCTTCGCTCTCTACTCGTCGAACGACCTCGTCTGTGTCGATCTGCAGGGCAACCTGCAGTGGGCGCGGGCGTTGATTGAGGATCATCCGGGCGTCGGCAACGACATCGGCATGGCGAGTTCGCCAGTGGTGGCGGGCGGGGTCGTGGTGGTGCAGTGCGAGTGCCAGCAGAACTCGTTCGCCGCCGGCTTCGACGCCGCTACCGGTCAGGAGCTGTGGCAGCTCGAGCGGCCCTCGTCCGCTAACTGGGCCAGCCCGGTCACCGTGACCGTCGACTCCGGCAAGCCGTGTGTGCTGCTGCAATCGGGCAGCGACATGACGCTGCTGGACATCCGCACCGGCGAGCCGGTGTGGGACGAACCGGTCAAGTGCGCCACCATCGCTAGCGCGACCCTCGGCGGCGAGCTGCTGTATGTGCCCGCCGATGGGCTGTTAGCGATTGACCCGCAGAAGGCGGAGCTCGACGTGCTGTGGCAGGAGGGGAGCCTCAGCCCCGGTTCGCCGAGCCCGGTGGTGGGGGACGGCAAGCTGTTTGTGATCAACCGCGCCGGTGTGCTGACCTGTGCCGACGCCACGTCGGGAGATGGGATCTGGAAGAAGCGTCTGGCCGGGTCGTTCTGGGCCACGCCGGTCATCGCTGGCGACAAGCTGGTCTGCGTGAACAGCAAGGGCGAGGCGTTTGTCGTGTCTGTCGCCGACGGCGAGATCGTTGGTAAGCCAGAGTTCGGCCAAGACATCTCCGCCACGCCCGCGGTCGCCGATGGCGGCATGTTCGTCCGCAGCAACACCAAGCTGTGGAAGATCGCCACCCTGCGTCAGGCGGCGCTGCCACGCAACTAA
- a CDS encoding ABC transporter permease subunit/CPBP intramembrane protease, producing the protein MNWRNIQLVWAREVRDQLRDRRTLFMVAVLPLFMYPLLGASFFQLSQFLKQHKATVAVVGAEQLGQVDGVPPLIDGDAFAADLFLDPQQSRLLEVQRIASDSPDADLKSLQRRLRSGDIDAIVRFPDDFAESLGRIREQSKQPPGAEADDADEPDPQISTIPVLSNTAREASQVAHLRVDRVLGAWVERVVRRNLADSKVPESITRPIQVVSKDVADESQKRAGVWAKLLPFVVFVWALTGAFYPAVDLCAGEKERGTLETLLSSPAQRGEIVWGKMLTVICFSIVTSLLNLASLGATGKFLLGQLTTASGGDAGLGMPPITSLLWLIVALPPVAALFSALSIACASFAKSTKEGQYYFMPLFMGMMPLMLFPMSPGVELNLGNSLVPLMGVVLLLRSLIEGQYLEALRYVIPVTAVTLVCCLLAAKWAVHQFNQESVLFREGERFSVGQWLKKLVREPQPVATAGMAMACIGFVFLLKFFAEMAVAGLVAGAEPGMQLLAVTLLVSQACILTPAVVMALTLVQQHAAALFGRRRPTAASLALAVLTAVLAHPVGMQLAHLVQSIYPPSEELISQTAWISALIMQASPWLLVLLMGVLPAVCEELTFRGFVLGGLRSSVPTTWAVLVSAVAFGAAHTILQQSISAGILGILLGYLAVRWGSVWPGIFFHAVYNSLMLLFTSNAGAISDWAQKSGWRGVLQLDDRGQVSGYHGAVVALAAVGLCAMLVFYERTKPRAATMADPAQ; encoded by the coding sequence GTGAACTGGCGCAACATCCAACTCGTGTGGGCCCGTGAGGTCCGCGACCAGCTGCGCGACCGCCGCACGCTGTTCATGGTGGCGGTCCTCCCGCTGTTCATGTACCCGCTGCTCGGCGCCAGCTTCTTCCAACTGTCGCAGTTCCTCAAGCAGCACAAGGCGACCGTGGCCGTTGTGGGCGCGGAGCAGCTCGGCCAGGTCGACGGCGTCCCGCCGCTGATCGACGGCGACGCGTTCGCCGCCGACCTGTTCTTGGACCCGCAGCAGTCGCGACTGCTCGAGGTGCAGCGGATCGCAAGCGACAGCCCCGACGCCGACCTCAAGTCGCTCCAGCGGCGGCTCCGCTCAGGGGACATCGACGCCATCGTCCGCTTCCCCGATGACTTCGCCGAGAGCCTGGGGCGGATCCGCGAGCAGTCCAAACAGCCACCCGGCGCCGAAGCGGATGACGCCGACGAGCCCGACCCGCAGATCAGCACCATCCCCGTGCTCTCCAACACGGCCCGCGAGGCGTCGCAGGTGGCGCACCTGCGGGTCGACCGCGTGCTGGGCGCGTGGGTCGAGCGGGTGGTCCGCCGCAACCTGGCGGACAGCAAGGTGCCCGAGAGCATCACCCGCCCCATCCAAGTCGTCTCGAAGGACGTGGCGGACGAGTCGCAGAAGCGGGCCGGCGTGTGGGCCAAGCTGCTGCCGTTCGTGGTCTTCGTGTGGGCGCTGACGGGCGCGTTCTACCCCGCGGTGGACCTGTGCGCCGGTGAGAAGGAACGCGGCACGCTCGAAACCCTCTTGTCGAGCCCCGCCCAACGCGGCGAGATCGTGTGGGGCAAGATGCTGACGGTCATCTGCTTCAGCATCGTGACTTCGCTGCTCAACCTCGCCAGCCTCGGCGCCACGGGCAAGTTCTTGCTCGGCCAGCTCACCACCGCTTCGGGCGGCGACGCCGGGCTGGGGATGCCGCCTATCACGTCGCTGCTGTGGCTGATCGTGGCGCTGCCGCCGGTGGCGGCGTTGTTCAGCGCCCTGAGCATCGCCTGCGCGTCGTTCGCCAAGAGCACCAAGGAGGGTCAGTACTACTTCATGCCGCTGTTCATGGGCATGATGCCGCTGATGCTGTTCCCGATGTCGCCGGGGGTGGAGCTCAACCTGGGCAACTCGCTCGTGCCGCTGATGGGCGTGGTGCTGCTCCTGCGGTCGCTGATCGAGGGGCAGTATCTGGAGGCGTTGCGGTACGTCATTCCGGTGACCGCCGTGACGCTCGTCTGCTGTCTGCTGGCCGCCAAGTGGGCCGTGCACCAGTTCAATCAGGAGTCGGTGCTATTCCGAGAGGGCGAGCGGTTCAGCGTTGGGCAGTGGCTGAAGAAGCTGGTCCGCGAGCCGCAGCCGGTCGCCACCGCCGGCATGGCGATGGCGTGCATCGGGTTCGTGTTCCTGCTCAAGTTCTTCGCCGAGATGGCGGTGGCGGGCCTCGTGGCGGGCGCCGAGCCTGGCATGCAGCTGCTGGCCGTGACCCTGCTGGTCAGCCAGGCCTGCATCCTGACGCCGGCGGTGGTGATGGCCCTGACGCTCGTCCAGCAGCACGCCGCTGCGCTGTTTGGGCGGCGGCGACCAACCGCTGCGTCGCTCGCGCTCGCCGTGCTGACCGCCGTGTTGGCGCACCCGGTCGGGATGCAGCTGGCCCACTTGGTGCAGAGCATCTACCCGCCGTCAGAGGAATTGATTAGCCAGACCGCCTGGATTTCCGCCCTGATCATGCAGGCCTCGCCCTGGCTGCTCGTGCTGCTGATGGGCGTGCTGCCGGCGGTCTGCGAGGAGCTGACCTTCCGGGGGTTTGTGCTGGGAGGCCTTCGGTCGTCCGTCCCCACGACCTGGGCCGTGCTGGTCTCGGCGGTTGCGTTCGGGGCGGCCCACACCATCCTGCAGCAGTCAATTTCCGCCGGAATCCTCGGCATCCTGCTGGGCTATCTGGCGGTCCGCTGGGGGAGCGTCTGGCCCGGAATCTTCTTCCACGCTGTGTACAACTCGCTAATGCTGCTGTTTACCTCCAACGCCGGGGCGATTTCCGATTGGGCCCAGAAAAGCGGTTGGCGCGGCGTCCTGCAACTGGATGATAGAGGGCAGGTCAGCGGGTACCACGGGGCGGTGGTTGCCCTGGCGGCCGTGGGCCTATGTGCGATGCTAGTTTTCTACGAGCGTACGAAGCCCCGGGCGGCTACAATGGCGGACCCCGCCCAGTAG
- a CDS encoding ABC transporter ATP-binding protein → MIEFQDVSRTYGDKLAVNGLSLSIKSGELFSMLGHNGAGKTTSIKMIVGLLRPSEGTVTVGGYDVVTQTRDAAQLIGYVPDQPYLYEKLSGREFLRFVAEMHGLGPDAVRDGLDREIERFGLAEFVDDLTESYSHGMKQRTVFASALLHNPSVLVVDEPMVGLDPQSIRLVKDLFRSETRDGLCVLMSTHTLTAAEEVSDRIGVMDHGSMIFKGTVKELQALHPHQDATLETLYLKMLSPDQDGGGEQEPRSVG, encoded by the coding sequence ATGATTGAATTCCAGGACGTCTCGCGGACCTACGGGGACAAGCTGGCCGTCAACGGCCTGAGCCTGTCGATCAAGTCGGGCGAGCTGTTCTCTATGCTCGGCCACAACGGCGCCGGCAAGACCACGTCCATCAAGATGATCGTCGGGCTGCTCCGCCCCAGCGAGGGCACGGTGACCGTGGGCGGCTACGATGTCGTGACTCAGACACGCGACGCCGCCCAGCTCATCGGCTACGTCCCGGACCAGCCGTACCTGTACGAGAAGCTCTCCGGGCGCGAGTTCCTGCGGTTCGTTGCCGAGATGCACGGGCTGGGGCCCGACGCGGTGCGGGACGGCCTGGACCGAGAGATCGAGCGGTTCGGGCTGGCGGAGTTCGTCGACGACCTGACCGAGAGCTACTCGCACGGCATGAAGCAGCGCACGGTGTTCGCGTCGGCGTTGCTGCACAACCCCTCGGTGCTGGTGGTCGACGAGCCGATGGTGGGTCTCGACCCGCAGAGCATCCGGCTCGTCAAGGACCTCTTCCGGTCCGAGACCCGCGACGGGCTGTGCGTGCTGATGTCGACGCACACCCTGACCGCCGCAGAGGAGGTCTCCGACCGCATCGGCGTGATGGACCACGGCAGCATGATCTTCAAGGGAACGGTGAAGGAGCTGCAGGCGCTGCACCCGCACCAGGACGCCACCCTCGAAACGCTGTACCTCAAGATGCTCAGCCCGGATCAGGACGGCGGCGGCGAGCAGGAGCCCCGGAGCGTCGGGTAG